The window GTTTTATCCAACAATGGAAACCATTAAGAATGGCTAATATTTAAGGCACTAGCACAGTAGATGAACAAGAAAATGGTTCAGTTCTATCAAATGAGAGAATATATCATACTTAGGTTTTTGATCCAACAATGGAAACCATTAAGAATGGCTAATATTTAAGGCACTAGCATAGTAGATAAACAAATTCAGCAAAATGTGAAACTATGGAGTCAATATAGTGTAATAACTTTTCTCATATGTTGCGGGGCTAGATATTCCAGTACATTAGCATAGCTTTCCAAAGAAGTATCATCAATATTTCCGGCTGTATTTTCTGCATTGTGCTGATTTCTTGACTAAATGTGGAGTTTCATGTCAGGATTAGGATTTCTGACAGTAAGATTAGGGCAGAAAAGATCTtaggagaagagaagaagagagaaggttAGAGAAAGATCGAGATAAACAGAGAAAAGAGAGAATAGAGAGAGAATttagaagaaagaaataaagatttcaTTAATCAATTGCATAATGAGTTAGTACATGCCTATTCTCTTAAATAGGGAAAAGGGAAAAGGAAAGTAAAATGGCCTAACAAATTCATCTCTCTAATAATTCAAACCTACCTTAAATAGGAATAGGAAATACAATCTACCTTAAAAAACtctaataattctaacataccttaaataagaaaaggaaatgcaacctaccttaaataagaatatgaattacaacaatTTACTAAATAGATAGAATGACAGCTAAGGATGGTAAAGAGCCATTTTAATCCTTCTTCTTTTGCACATATGTGACATTTCATCATAAATTTTTAGGATTAGGGTTGTTTTCTTTATCTTTTTCTATGTTAAACTTGCCAAATTCGTGTATCTCGTGGTGTATTTTCTTCCTTGATATTATTATGCGGTTTCCAGTATCAAGGAAGAATTTGTCTCAGctgaaaatataatatatatgctGATTCACAAAGAACAATTCCATTTAAGTACTATACATCAAtcgaaataattttttttatatcactATATGTAATCATTTGATTTTGTTTGGAGGATAATTTGCTTAAGTATCTTCTTCTTGTCTTGAAGCTTAGAAATGGTTGTGTTAATTTTCAGGTCCTTGATGGAGAAGGGGGTAATGAGCTCCGCAGAAAGTTGTTGCCATCCTATAAAGCACATAGAAGAAAATTTGTAAACCAATCATCAGGTTTTCAGAAATTCTCAGAGGATCATATTAGAAGGTCACAAGTAGTAATGGATGTTCTTACAAAATGCAATGTCCCAGTGGGTGAACCTTCTTTTAATCTTATTTTTGTTCTGAAGTATATGGCCTCatacttaattttttatttttataaagctTTCAGTTATTTTCTTCAACCTTCTTGGATCTCTTTGTTCGGAACCTTTCTACaatttgttttttcttcttctaaagATTGGAAAGAGAAGCTTTCTGGGTTTTATACGCATCTAACAATTGGCTTATAGAATTATGCTttttatagatatatatatattttgttttcttctaaGATTATGCCCTAGTGGACAAGTGTCAAGGTTTTAACTTCTATGCTTTGTGCTCAATCTACACCAATTATTTCACTGTTACATGGGCATTATTGTTGGTAATTTTTCATCCTCAATAACAAGTACAGATAGGAAAATTGTATGGTTAAACTATTTCAGCTAATAGTTAagcaatattatttattttagtgCAAAAGATATTACTAGTTTATCTCTGACTTGGAGAAGTAAATCAATATGATAATGTATGGAAACTCTTCTGAAAGGGATATGTTTCTACTTTATGCTAGAAACCAGTTCATTAAGTTTCTACTTTATATTGTTGGGGATCTTGATTAATTTGCTCTGTTACTGTTACCACCACCATCTAACACAGAAGTCAGTATATGAGGATGTTTTTCACTAAGCAATTCCTGTGATATTTTTGACATACCTGCTTTTCATTGTGTTATTAAAAATTCAAAGTCATGTAGGTTGTAAAAGTAGAAGGTTACGAGGCGGATGATGTTGTGGCTACACTAGTACAGCAAGTTCTACAAAGAGGATACAAGGTGGTTATTGCCTCTCCGGATAAAGACTTCAAACAATTGATTTCTGAAAATGTCCAGATTGTTTTGCCTATTGTAGAGTTGAAGCGATGGTCCTTTTACACGATAAAGCACTACATTGCTCAATATAATTGTGACCCATGCTCTGATTTGAGCCTTAGTAAGTACGCAGTAGAGCTGTTCTATATTTAATTTGTGTTTGTTCCAAATTTTACTGTGCTTTTGCAAGCTAACATTTTTAGCATATTTGGTGCACTGTCATATAACATTTCAAAGAGGGAAAAGTTCAGAGAACTGCAAAAAATTCATAATCTGTTGATCACAGTTCTGATTCATTCATTATTAGCTTTATTCCATGTTATTATACCTAATTCATTACATTAATTGGAAGCTGCTCTTAGTCCCATTCCCCACTCCACTCCCCAATCAACCACTATCTAGCAAGTAACTTAAATGTCTGACAAATTCTCTGTTGGATCTATATTATACAGGATGTATTATGGGTGATGAGGTTGATGGGGTTCCTGGATTGCAAAATCTGGCTCCTGGATTTGGTCGAAAGACTGCACTAAAGCTTCTGAAAAAGCATGGTTCATTGGAAAATTTACTTAACGTTGCAGCAGTCAGAACTGTGGGAAAACAATATGCACAAGATGCCCTCACAAAACATGCTGATTATCTGCTTAGGAATTATGAGGTTCTGGCATTAAGGAGGTAATTTGGAAAAGATAAAAGTAATCTTCTTTTTCATATTTGCTAAGCTTAGAGCTACAAGATTATGTCTCCTGGTGGAGCCTTCCTTCATAAATTTTGATTTCTGCTGTTTCGTTTCCCTTCCTTTCATATTATTTAGTTGTTCATGACTTCTTCCTAACTTATGCAATTCAGATATTCATTTGTCGGGAGTGGGATGGAAACTTGCAATTTAGGATAAGATTATAataatagtaagataataaaagagaagaaaaagatGAACCAACCAGATTGCTTGTATTGATTTAGGGAAAAAGGAAATAAGAACTAGATAGAAAACAAGATGCTAACCAGCACCTCCCGGGGAATGCTTCCCTCTCTCACTAGGAGCCAAAATAGAATAATAACTCCTCTTCCTATTACCTATTAGCTATTTATACAAGAGTTAAAGAGCTAGGAAAgccaataaaagaaaatattattactCCACTGACTATTGACTACTTGTATCTATTCACACCGTATCACCTAACTTATGCCACCTCACCATCCCCTGCTGCCCTCTTCCTTCTAGAATAAACCTGAAATATCTTAGGCTTTGGCCCCGCTATTGGTGACAGTAGCACTTCTCTATCAGAGTGCCTCCATTTCTTTTGTTGCGTATTTTGATTTCCGTGCATTACCCGGTTATACAGGGACGTTGATGTTCATATTCAAGAGGAATGGTTGATTGACAGGGATAGATGCAATGATTCCATTATTTTGTCTGACCTCTTGAAGGTGTTGGAAGAAAACAAAATGCCTTGTTACCGAAGTAGGTCCCATTCTTCAAAATGGTTGAGACCCCTCAGTGATAAGCTTTGAACTTCAATATAATTCTGCACCCTGGTTTTGGGCTAAAAACCCTCCTTACTTCCGAAGCGCCCCAGTTTGTATTCCTTTGATAGCGGCTGTGAGGAACTGTATCCGTTCTAACTTCTAAGAAATGCGGTGCTCGGTGGACCATTGATGTTACTGCAGTAAGTTTACCTCACTAGTCACTCCCCATGATTATATGGCTTTTCTCACTCTTAGATGAAATTGAGTAAATAGCGAAAAAAGCAAATTGAATTATGTTACATGAATAGAATGTGAATATGTTATAGCTTGATTTTAGGGATTGATTATTGTAAATAGGAAGATTGTACTTTCCTAGTTTAGTCACTATAGTTGTATAAATACCTGTCAGATATTCatgaataatatataaattattctcCAATTTTCTGATTAATATTCTGACCTATAACCTTTGAAATGGTGAATGTCTCTACTAAAATTAGCTACGTGAATGCTTAACTATTACTGaaaacattaaatttaaaaaagtgCATGTTGAACTCTAGAATAACACATGCATAGGCAGGAGTTCAGATCATATTAACTATACATCTCTTCTGGTTCCACTTGTTCTTGGTGGATGAAATATGGTTAATTTGATAAATGGtaactattaattttttttttaaaacattcaAACAATTGTTAGTGTTAATTAATGTTAACTTGTCATAACAAGCATGCACTAAACTATGCATGAATGTTAACACAACCATGCTTGTTTAACACTTAATCAGCCCATCTTCTATGGGATTTCTGTAACATAAAAGGGAGGTAATGCATTTGTGGTTTTAGTAAGGGAATGTTTGAATGAGTACAACTGTCTAGTGGATAACTTTCTGTTGTGTGATTGTTAGTCCGGAAGCTAAAACGATGAGCTCGAATGGGGAGCAAACAATTTATTGGCATATGGTGGAGGTTGCTGCCTGCTTTTTAAGTGATCTGTGTTGGATACCACTCTAAGTAGAGGAAATCAGGCACTACATTTATGCAGCAATGCTTCAGCCTGCCATGTCACTGTCTGCCTATATATGGAGGATCATTACAATGCTGAGATAGGATCCAATTTCAGGTTATATAATTTCCCAAGACAGGGATTGTAATTCTTACCTCAATTACTCCTAAGGATCTAATTTCATGGTCAAAATTTTCTAAGAGGAACTGTAACTTGTACCACTGTGGAACGAATATAGGGTTCATGTGATCTCCAAATGCTGCTGCATCCTGTAATCAAGAAATAACAATGGTAGAATAGTATCCTGCCTACTTGATACTTCTCCtttcaatttttattgattaattatcTTATTTTTCAATTCAAAGATTGAGCCATTCATTAATTATAGTTGCACATATTGAGCCTCTATACCAAATATGGTTTGAAGTGCGGGACTCGTTTCATCTACGTGTAATAAGGctctttattttaaattttaaattgaatttGATGTTCATCCCGCTAGTTAAAAGCTCAATGTATTTAATTGTAATTGGTGATGGATCAACGTGACGAGTTGGAGATTCAGGGTTTAATCAATGAAAAAACTCAAAATGACGTCTGAGTGGTTTGTGGTTTGTATTTGGGTGAATCTCACTCAAATCACTACGGTCATAATAATTTCATCAACATAGATAAGTAAAACAGTAACACGACCATTGTTATGTTTAATGAATAAAGAATGATCTGACTTACACTACATATATCCATGTTGAAATAGAAAACGATATAATCTAGAATACCATTGCCTACTAGGTTGTTTAAGCTCATATAAAGATTTTTCTAACTTGTAAAGGTAAAAAAAATCTTGGTGGAGGTTCCATGTATATTTTTTCTTGCAATTTTCCATAAAGAAAGACATTATTCACATCGCATTGAAATAAAAGCCAATTTTGAGTGACTGCAAGAGCTAACATATATTTTTTCCTGCTCCATGGGGGAGAAAGTATCCATATAATATATTCCTCCCATTTGAGTGTACCCTTTTTGCTACTACTAGCTTTATATCTTTCTAAGGTACCATCACTCTTTAGTTTCACTTTGAACACTCATTTACAACCAACTTTTTGTTTTCTATGAGATAAAGACACTAACTTCCATGTTTTagttgactctaaacccttaaCTCAATA of the Euphorbia lathyris chromosome 7, ddEupLath1.1, whole genome shotgun sequence genome contains:
- the LOC136201441 gene encoding uncharacterized protein isoform X1, with the protein product MSKMVEVAMPFHVRLTSNPSSPPSPFLSISNWTLRGKKREQKAASTCIAWNINAVSSSGYFNQTGGRQRQLLPRNEVCGNQKERSTSKKRVFFLDVNPLCYAGSTPSLRAFADWISLFFSQVSLSDPVIAVLDGEGGNELRRKLLPSYKAHRRKFVNQSSGFQKFSEDHIRRSQVVMDVLTKCNVPVVKVEGYEADDVVATLVQQVLQRGYKVVIASPDKDFKQLISENVQIVLPIVELKRWSFYTIKHYIAQYNCDPCSDLSLRCIMGDEVDGVPGLQNLAPGFGRKTALKLLKKHGSLENLLNVAAVRTVGKQYAQDALTKHADYLLRNYEVLALRRDVDVHIQEEWLIDRDRCNDSIILSDLLKVLEENKMPCYRSRSHSSKWLRPLSDKL
- the LOC136201441 gene encoding uncharacterized protein isoform X2, whose protein sequence is MSKMVEVAMPFHVRLTSNPSSPPSPFLSISNWTLRGKKREQKAASTCIAWNINAVSSSGYFNQTGGRQRQLLPRNEVCGNQKERSTSKKRVFFLDVNPLCYAGSTPSLRAFADWISLFFSQVSLSDPVIAVLDGEGGNELRRKLLPSYKAHRRKFVNQSSGFQKFSEDHIRRSQVVMDVLTKCNVPVVKVEGYEADDVVATLVQQVLQRGYKVVIASPDKDFKQLISENVQIVLPIVELKRWSFYTIKHYIAQYNCDPCSDLSLRCIMGDEVDGVPGLQNLAPGFGRKTALKLLKKHGSLENLLNVAAVRTVGKQYAQDALTKHADYLLRNYEVLALRSPEAKTMSSNGEQTIYWHMVEVAACFLSDLCWIPL